A single Roseofilum reptotaenium CS-1145 DNA region contains:
- a CDS encoding element excision factor XisI family protein produces MHIDIKKGKILIHKNLTELNPAQDLVDMGIPREDIYN; encoded by the coding sequence ATGCATATTGATATTAAGAAGGGTAAAATTTTGATTCATAAAAACCTCACTGAACTTAATCCGGCTCAAGATTTGGTAGACATGGGTATACCGCGAGAAGACATTTATAATTGA
- a CDS encoding anthrone oxygenase family protein, whose protein sequence is MSIQGLFPIILLVATFLCSLVAGFLVAFAIVVMPGIKQLNDREFIRAFQVIDGIIQNNQPIFVFLWLGSIVFLVASSLLSLGELDGVDEGLIILALLTYLLGVQLPTFTINIPLNKQLQALNVDRMDEAMYKSARLDFEPRWNQWNLTRTPLACLVSALLILVLFRL, encoded by the coding sequence ATGTCAATACAAGGTCTTTTCCCAATTATATTGCTTGTCGCTACATTTTTGTGTTCTCTGGTCGCTGGATTTCTAGTCGCTTTTGCAATAGTTGTGATGCCAGGCATAAAACAATTAAACGACCGGGAATTTATTCGAGCGTTTCAGGTTATTGATGGCATTATCCAGAATAATCAGCCGATTTTTGTCTTTCTTTGGCTCGGTTCGATTGTCTTTTTAGTAGCTTCGAGTCTTCTGAGTCTTGGAGAATTGGATGGAGTTGACGAAGGGCTGATCATTCTCGCTTTGCTGACTTATCTTTTGGGGGTCCAGTTACCGACTTTTACGATTAACATCCCCTTAAATAAACAACTCCAAGCTTTGAATGTTGATCGGATGGATGAAGCGATGTACAAGTCTGCGCGTCTAGATTTTGAACCTCGTTGGAATCAGTGGAACTTAACCCGGACACCTTTAGCTTGTTTGGTATCTGCTTTGTTAATCCTTGTACTTTTCAGACTTTGA